The DNA sequence TGCTGTCAGTCCTGGGTGAATATCCCGGCTGTCAGATTGTGACGGCAGATGAGAACTATCTGCGGGCGGAATTTCGTACACGCTGGCTGCGGTTTGTCGATGACGTTGAGTTCCTGATCGAACCAGGTCAAAATGTGATCCAGGTGCGATCCGCATCACGCATCGGTTATTCCGACCTGGGAACCAACCGCGGACGGATCGATTCGATTCGTCAGAAATTCGCAGCGACCGCACCTTAACTTGATCCGAAACCAGGCACCTGCCATCTGAGGCCCGCTGTGACAGAGCTCCCCGATTATTTACCGACCGCTGCACTGGATACTCTGCAACAACGAAGCGTGTTACTGCGAACCATACGGGAATTCTTCCATTCGCGCGAATACTGGGAAGTCGAAACGCCTCTCCTCTCTCGGGATACTGTTGTTGATGCCTATATCGATCCCTTCACCAGTGAGTGGAGAGCCGAAGAAGGAACTGGTCAGTCAGCTGCTGACCGGGGTGCTGCAATCCGCTTCCTGCAGACCTCACCCGAATTCGCCATGAAGCGTCTGTTGACCGCAGGAGCAGATCGGATCTACCAGATTACGCATGCCTTCCGACAGGCCGAGCGGGGCGAGATGCATAACCCCGAATTCAGTATGCTGGAATGGTATCGACAGGGGGAGACGCATCAGGAGCAGATGACTTTTGTGGAGACTCTCGTACGCGCCATTTATCAGACGGCTGCTGATATTTCGGATCAGAGTAAGCGACATCCACTGCCCAGCGAGGCATTCACCCGGCTGAGCTATGAAGCCGCTTTTCAGCAGTTTGCCGGGCTCTCTGCTTTGAGTTCATCTGCTGAAGAATTTGCCCGGGTTGCAGAATCAAAACAGATTTCTGTACCGGGGGGCTTTGATACCACTGACCGTTTAAGCTGGCAGAACCTGATTCTGGTAGAACTGGTCGAACCTGAGTTGAAACGCATGGGGGCCGTCTTTGTTTATGATTACCCTCCCGAGCAATCCGCATTGGCCAGGGTCCGTCCCGCCGATGAACAGTCACCACTTGAAGTGTCGGAACGGTTCGAACTCTATCTGCAGGGAGTCGAAATCTGTAATGGCTATCACGAACTGACTGACGCGGCAGAACTGCGGGCACGTATTCAGAAACAGTCAGAACTGCGTCAACAGGAACAGCGGCTGGTACTGCCAGCGGAGAGTTATTTGTTACAGGCAATGGAAGCCGGCCTGCCCGCCTGCGCGGGAACCGCGTTGGGACTCGACCGGCTGATCATGCTGGCGCTGGGAAAACGGAGACTGCAGGAAGTGATTGCGTTTCCGTTTGACCGTGCCTGAAGCTTACCATTCAGCGGTAACGCGTTCGTTTCCATTCCGGGTACAGAGCGCCAGGAACACCCGGGCATCAATATTTTTCGCCATCCCGCGGGCAGAGCCATCAGCGAGTGCGAAGTGAACGACGTCATCGTGCCATGATCCAAAGGTCAGATGGATTGTCTGGCTCATATGGGGTGGACCATCAAAGTTGGTCCCTTCATGGAAGATGGGAGCGTTCGAACCCGCATTAGGGTCGAAGACCGCTCCCGAGACGGCGCTATGGCTGTCTGCCCAGAAACCAAAGGCCGCTTCTCCGAAGAGCAGCGTATTGGATTCGCCATCCTGCATATCGCGTACTTTGGTCGCGCTGTTCGGACCGAAAACACCACCCCGAAACTGGGCACTAAAAGGACTGACTGAAGAGTATCCGGTCAGTAGTCCACCAACGCCACGATAGTTGCAATACCCCAGGTCCCGGGGACGATTCGAGGGGAGGGAAGCACTGGGACAGATGTAACTTTCAATGGGAACCGTGCTCGCCACTTTGCTGTCTTGTTCAAATTTGCCAAGATCATAATCGATATTCACTGTCGTAGCATTCATATCGGACAGGATCAGAGCCTGCCAACCCCACCAGGGGGAGAGTTCCCATTCAGTCAGGCTCCACTGGTTCACGGGCACTTTATTACCGTTGGAATCCGTAGTATGAGTATCTACTGGAATTACCACATTTTCGGCGAAAGCCACATTGGCATTTGATGGACCAGACTGCTGAACCCCATTCGCATCGACGGCCATCGCTTCAATCCAGCCGGAAGGGAACGAGCGAAACGAACTTTCATAGTTCATTGTGGCCAGGGCGATCTGTTTCAGATTATTGATGCACTGTGTGCGACGTGCCGCCTCGCGAGCCCGTTGAATCGCAGGCAGCAACATGGCAGCCAGGATCGCAATGATTGCCATCACGACGAGCAGCTCAATCAGCGTAAACCCCTTGCGGGATGAATGTTTGGAATCTGAAATGAGTTCGCGCATCGATCACTCCCTGTAAATGTTGAACATGATCCCAGCCCGATGCAGTTTGACGGGATTTTGTAACTCGAAAAGGGTTGTTGCCTGGTCTCCAGTACGCTTTTCTATCCTGATATCTTCCACCTGCGCAGTGCAGAAGTCAATTCCCAATCGACCGCGTGCAGCATAAAAGATACCGATGAACAGTCTATTTTAAACCAGCCGGAAAACAAACGCAAATAGCGACTTCTTTTTCCCATTAATTTTATGGAACTTGACGCAGATAAGTCAGCTAACCTATTGATGCTTAACGCAGTTTTGAACGGGTTGGCTACTGCTTTAATACAGGGTCAGTAAGCCTCCAGGGAGCTCCGCATGGCGTACATTCCCTGTCTACTGGTTTAGAAATCAACCATCATTCTTACGTAAAGATCTGCGCAAAGATGAAAAAAACTCAGTGTTTCTTGAGTTTTTCCTGTTTCCTGTCTGTGGTATCAGGATTTCGCTGCGTCAGCGACTTTAAGATCCCCCACAATCCAGGGCAGCATGCGGACCATGTTACGGGCATCGTCAATTCCGCGATGATGGGTTCCTTCCAGAGTCAGGCCCGTCAGCTTCAGGGCGCGCGTCATTCCGAATTTTCGCGGATAACCCTGGGTCAGGGAGAACTGCTTTTTCAGATTGAGATGTTCTTTCCCAAAGGGATACTCGCGACCATGGTATCGGCAGTCCTGCTGAAACTGTGATTTGTCATAGTCGCCCCACGAGCAGAACAGAAACGGTTCATACTCCCTGCTCCAATTGATCAGCGCGTCCAGAGCCTGGGGAAAACGGACTGCGGTCGAGACATCGTTCTGAGTAATCGAGGTCAGTTCGGTACAGAAGGGAGTGAGCCGGGGATGCCGGACCGGTTGAATGAAGGTCTGGAATTCAGAGACGGCCTGGAGCGATTCGCTGGCCACGATCACGGCCCCGATTTCGATAATTTCCATCTCGTGGCGGGGCACCGTTTTCTGATTGCAACAGGTGGCTTCCAGATCGATGACCAGGAGATGAGAAGACGCACTCACGGCGTCAGGCAGTTGATGCATGTTGTTCCTTTCTTTGAGAAGTCCTGCATCGCTTCTCAATGTGTTTTTTATTCTTGATTAACTCTGTCGGATTATAAATGGAATTTGCCTGGTGTAAAGGCAAAGCTCCTCAATCGCGGAACGCCTTTAGAACGGTCTTGTGTAATCCCCCGGATCGACGACCGGACGAATGATACGTTTACCGCGGATTAAACTGCGGAGCCCCGGTTCCATAATCAAGAGCAACACGCAATGGATGCCGTACACGGTCATGAAGACGACTTCTTCCATGGTGGCATACTCGGGTGTCTCCTGAGAATAATAGTATCGCATGATCAGAAAGAACCCTTCCATCACCAGGGCCATGATCAGCAATCGCACCAGGACAGACGGCCGAAATTGTTTGTGTTTCCTGCTCCAAAACAGAATCGCCACATTTCCTGACACCACCGGCAACCAGAGAAGCATGGTTTCAGCAAAGAATGGCGGACAATCAACCACCTTCATTAAGAGAGGAAAGATTGTCGACGCCAACATGTAAGCCAGCAGAAACAGAACGTAAGGTGTGCGAGGCAGTTCGACCAGGCGTTGCCTGGCTGTTCGATACCAGCGGGTAAATGTTGGCATGTGTTGCGTGAGATTCATATCAGTTCCTGTTTCATCAGCCAATGAAGTATCCCAGTCCGACGCACTACAGGTGCAACAGTCCCCAGAACGAGAAGACTCCGTAAGCCAGGAAGAAAAACAGGAACATATAAAAGATAAAAGTCCGTTCTATATCCTGTTTGCGGAGGGGATAACTGGTTACGACTGTCATCAACAGTGTCAGGTTGAAAAGCAGACAGGACGTGACCCCCAGATTCCAGAGCAGATCATCACCATGACCGGCTGCCAGAAAACAGAATCCGAAAAAGAGTAAGACGGGATTCAACACGAATTGAAATAACGCCAATAGAAACGCGTATAAAAACCGCTTCTGCTGTCGCTCAAGCTGGTCCATAACGGACTCCTCAGATCACTAACTGGACGTCTGCCGGACTCCCCCGTTTCCGGAGAAATCTAGCCCTGCAGTGAGTGAGGCGTAATACAGATAGAAATATCACGCAAAAAAAGAAATTTGCCCAATTTCCGACTCATTTTGATCCTTGCGGCCTGTTTGCCGTTCCCTGAAACAGGCTCCTCATCAGGATCAACCACTTTCTCGACAGGAAATTGAAGAGCTGAAACACCTCATCGTCGGGGATACCGCAGCAGAGGCGTCCGCAGAAAACGAAACCGGACCGGATGCAGAATGAATGCCCGGCAAAACCCCCAGAAGTCATTACCCCGTTTCACTCAAATGAATTGGGTTTTCCCTGGCTGGGCAACAGGGGGAACCTTCAATGGACCAAAGGTATATTCGGGTGGTGTCAGGTCTTCCTGGGAGTTCCAGGCTTCTTCCCAGGTCACATTTTTCCCGGTATAGGAGGCCATGCGTCCCATGATGGCCATCAGCGAACTTTTCGCGGCGTACTCCCCGTTGCAGATGGGGTTCCCGGTGCGAATACTCTCAAACAGGGCCGCGTGTTCCTGGACGTAAGGCAGGTCCTGCACGCCGCCCCGGGCGCTGCCGCGAGCCCGGCTATAACGCCAGGTCTTTGCGCCGCTGAGCGTATTGCGATTTAGATCGGCGGTTCCCTTTGATCCGTAAATCAGCTGAGACGTATCGATGTCGGTGCCATCCTGCTGGCGACAGTAAGCAAAGCAGCGTTCGCCGCCACTATATTCATAACAGATGGCGTGATGATCGAAGATGTGGCCATACAGGGGATCGACCCGCGACTGCCGACCGCCCAGTCCGAAGCATTTGACGGGATATTCATTCTGCATGGCCCAGGACATCAGGTCGAGACCGTGCACGTGCTGTTCCACCAGTTGTCCCCCCGAGAGCCAGGTAAAGTAGTACCAGTTGCGCATCTGCCATTCCATGTCGCTCCATTCGGGTTTGCGGGGATGTGACCAGAGCCCATTGATGTTGTAGTTGGTCTGCAGGGTCACAATCTTTCCGAGCTGCCCTTCATGGATCCGCTTCATCGTTTCCTGCATGGCTTTGCTGTAGCGGAGCATCAGACCGGACATGATGGACAACTTTTTCTCCCGGGCGACACGACAGGTTTCCATCACGGAACGGACGCCGGGGGAGTCGACGGCGACCGGCTTCTCAGCAAATACGTGTTTTCCGGCGGCGATGGCCTGCTTTAAATGCAGCGGGCGGAAGTGGGGCGGCGTGGTCAGCAACACGACATCGACGTCGGTCTGCAACAGTTTTTCATACGCGTCGAAGCCGATGAATTCCTGATCCGGTTTTACGGCGTACTGCTTGCCAATCGTTTTTTTGATCCGGTCGGCACTCGCCTTGAGTTTATCTTCGAAGACATCCGCCATGGCCACGAGCTTTGAATTCGGATCCGCCTGCATGGCATTCACAGCCGCCCCGGAGCCGCGCGAACCACAGCCAATCAGGCCAATGCGGAGTGTCTCCGACTGCTCATTCCCCCCAGCCCAGACATAAGGTGCGGCAGCCAACCCGGCAGCCGTCGCCGTACCTGCCTGCTGGATGAATGTTCTGCGTGTTACCGAATGATCCTGATGAGCGGGGACATCCCCGGACTGTTGACTCATTTCTTTCGTCTCCCGAGTTCACAACTGTGGCAGCTTATCTGTTGTATTCAGCATGACAGAGTCTCCGCGGGATGTCCAGAACAGGAGCCTCCCTCAGTCAGAAAACCCGGGCGGAGCAGTTGGGACATCCTGAATGATCTGGCTGAGTTCATCCTGGAATACGCTGTTCAGATCGTGTTTCTTTATAACCAGAGACAACAGTTCGATCAGGCGTTGCCAGGCGGGTTCTCCAATCGCGGTACGGAATTCGACGTGCCATTGCGCCAGCGCCCGCAGCAGTTCGGTGGGGTATGCATAATCATCATCTTTGACTTCGGCTGAGAGTTGAAGCAAGGGGAACAACAGGCTCTCTGCCGCCTCGAACTGCTGGAGATGTAAGTGGCAGCTGACGATCAATTCCCTGATCTTGATCTGCGACCAGAGGAAATGGAGTTCCAGATTGATCTTCTGAAACTGTGTCAGGGCCATCGCGTATTTGCCGAAATCAAAGGTTTCGTAGCCCAGATGCAGATTGGACTGGTGGTCGTCGGGGGCCAGTGCGACTGCGGTCCGGAATTCTGCTTCGCGGTCGAGCGGCTGCATGACTTCGCGAAAGTGGTAATTCAGATATCCCCGCAGGAAAGCGCGTCCCGCCTGGCCGAGCTGCGGGTCGGCGTCGATCTCTTCCAACAGATATTGAATATCAGCGGAATCCGCTTTCTGGAATCCCTGTTGTTCATCAATGAGGTCCTGATACAGATTCCTGAGTTCGTAATTCAACGATACAAATTCCCGGATACTGTCTAACAACGGCACAGACGATGGTTTCAGAAATAGAACAGCATCTGATTTTCGAGTTCGAGTACAAACGTCGGCCCCGGTTCCAGTGCCTGCCAGCCCTGCTGTCGAGCCTGCTCGATGATGAAGCGGACGTGCTTCGGCGTGATGACAGGATAGTCCGCGCTGTCCTTGTCTCCCGGATCCGAAATATCCAGCCAGTAATCGCGTGTCAGCAGACCACATACTTCCAGGCGGGCGCCCCCTGCCTCACGCTGCACGGTTACATTCAGGCGATAATTCCCGTCTTTGTCGATGCTGGTTGTCGAGACTTTAAAACGGTAGTTTTCTTCGTCCACCACGATGCGGCGGCTGTGTTTGCGGTTCAATGCCATTGAGAAACGACTCCTTCTTTCAGTCTACTGACAATCTCCGCCTGACACAGGTTCAGAAAAGCTGGTCTGTTTTTCGGGAACCTGATCGAATAGACAATAGAGAAATCCCTCCTTAAGAGTTGAAATTCGATTCGCGGAATTCCTGCACATGCAAGCAGCAGAATAAGGCTTTACTTGGCAGTTTTTAAAACTGTTACGGAATCGTTAGATTCATCTTGCTAACTTCAGGAGACATAAGCAAACTTAAATATTACGGACTGCGTACCAATCACAGATCTATGCGCGGTTTAACGTTCGACCTGAAAGATGTGGGCCTGAGGTAACTAATTCAGTGGCAGGAATACAAGGAGGGAAATCGGTTCCTGCCATGCTGCATATACAGCGTGGCCATTATGCAAAATACCTCATTACTACTTGTCGAAGATAACATCCTGGATGCCAGGCTGATCATATCTCGCTTACAGAAGATCGGCTACGATGCTCTCACACATGTTGGTTCTCTGGAAGAAGCAGTAAACTGGCTCAAGTCTGCCCCGCGCGTGGATGTGATCGTACTCGATCTCACGCTGCCCGACTCCATGGGTCTGCATACGTTTCAGTTTCTGCACCAGCGTTTCGCGCATATTCCCATTGTGATTTTAAGTGGACGCAACGATCAGGAACTGGCCATTAAAGCGGTTTCGCTGGGCGCACAGGATTACGTTTTCAAATCCGAAGCGAGCAGTTGTGTGTTGCAGCGATCGATCCGCTATGCCATCGAACGCAGGCACCGCCTGGAAATGGAAATGAACATGATCGCGATGGACCGGGATCTGGAATATGCGCGGGAAATTCAACGGCATCTGCTGCCTCAGACATTGCCGGAAATCGCCGGCGTCGATATGGCAAGTGCTTACATCCCCGCTAACTGGACTGGCGGGGATTTTTTTGACGTGATTCCGATCAGCCGCCAGGTAAAACACAATCATGATCTCTGGCAGCCCGCGCACCTGATGAGCGAAGAAGACAAACTGAATTCCATCTGGGGCCTGACGATTGCGGATGTCAGCAGTCACGGCTTCGCGCCTTCGCTGATCATGGTCGATACCCGCCGCGTACTGCGCACCTGCTCCCACATTCTGCAGGATCCCGGTGAGATTCTGACTTTCGCCAATCGCGCGGTGAGCGAGGTGACTCTGGAGGGGCAGTTTGTGACTCTCTGTTACGGACGTTACGATCCTCTGGAACGGACGCTGGAATACTGTTCGGCGGGGCATCCCTTCTGGGTCATCAATACCGAGGGAATCAGAAGCATGCCCGATTACAAC is a window from the Gimesia benthica genome containing:
- a CDS encoding DUF1499 domain-containing protein, giving the protein MILIWCVSFFIAVWLGIVVVNSLTSPPDNLGVNDGKLSSCPESPNCVCSCDSSKTHTVAPLAFTDSPAQARERLLSVLGEYPGCQIVTADENYLRAEFRTRWLRFVDDVEFLIEPGQNVIQVRSASRIGYSDLGTNRGRIDSIRQKFAATAP
- the epmA gene encoding EF-P lysine aminoacylase EpmA; translation: MTELPDYLPTAALDTLQQRSVLLRTIREFFHSREYWEVETPLLSRDTVVDAYIDPFTSEWRAEEGTGQSAADRGAAIRFLQTSPEFAMKRLLTAGADRIYQITHAFRQAERGEMHNPEFSMLEWYRQGETHQEQMTFVETLVRAIYQTAADISDQSKRHPLPSEAFTRLSYEAAFQQFAGLSALSSSAEEFARVAESKQISVPGGFDTTDRLSWQNLILVELVEPELKRMGAVFVYDYPPEQSALARVRPADEQSPLEVSERFELYLQGVEICNGYHELTDAAELRARIQKQSELRQQEQRLVLPAESYLLQAMEAGLPACAGTALGLDRLIMLALGKRRLQEVIAFPFDRA
- a CDS encoding DUF1559 family PulG-like putative transporter, whose product is MRELISDSKHSSRKGFTLIELLVVMAIIAILAAMLLPAIQRAREAARRTQCINNLKQIALATMNYESSFRSFPSGWIEAMAVDANGVQQSGPSNANVAFAENVVIPVDTHTTDSNGNKVPVNQWSLTEWELSPWWGWQALILSDMNATTVNIDYDLGKFEQDSKVASTVPIESYICPSASLPSNRPRDLGYCNYRGVGGLLTGYSSVSPFSAQFRGGVFGPNSATKVRDMQDGESNTLLFGEAAFGFWADSHSAVSGAVFDPNAGSNAPIFHEGTNFDGPPHMSQTIHLTFGSWHDDVVHFALADGSARGMAKNIDARVFLALCTRNGNERVTAEW
- a CDS encoding 3'-5' exonuclease, whose amino-acid sequence is MHQLPDAVSASSHLLVIDLEATCCNQKTVPRHEMEIIEIGAVIVASESLQAVSEFQTFIQPVRHPRLTPFCTELTSITQNDVSTAVRFPQALDALINWSREYEPFLFCSWGDYDKSQFQQDCRYHGREYPFGKEHLNLKKQFSLTQGYPRKFGMTRALKLTGLTLEGTHHRGIDDARNMVRMLPWIVGDLKVADAAKS
- a CDS encoding Gfo/Idh/MocA family protein; protein product: MSQQSGDVPAHQDHSVTRRTFIQQAGTATAAGLAAAPYVWAGGNEQSETLRIGLIGCGSRGSGAAVNAMQADPNSKLVAMADVFEDKLKASADRIKKTIGKQYAVKPDQEFIGFDAYEKLLQTDVDVVLLTTPPHFRPLHLKQAIAAGKHVFAEKPVAVDSPGVRSVMETCRVAREKKLSIMSGLMLRYSKAMQETMKRIHEGQLGKIVTLQTNYNINGLWSHPRKPEWSDMEWQMRNWYYFTWLSGGQLVEQHVHGLDLMSWAMQNEYPVKCFGLGGRQSRVDPLYGHIFDHHAICYEYSGGERCFAYCRQQDGTDIDTSQLIYGSKGTADLNRNTLSGAKTWRYSRARGSARGGVQDLPYVQEHAALFESIRTGNPICNGEYAAKSSLMAIMGRMASYTGKNVTWEEAWNSQEDLTPPEYTFGPLKVPPVAQPGKTQFI
- a CDS encoding tetratricopeptide repeat protein is translated as MNYELRNLYQDLIDEQQGFQKADSADIQYLLEEIDADPQLGQAGRAFLRGYLNYHFREVMQPLDREAEFRTAVALAPDDHQSNLHLGYETFDFGKYAMALTQFQKINLELHFLWSQIKIRELIVSCHLHLQQFEAAESLLFPLLQLSAEVKDDDYAYPTELLRALAQWHVEFRTAIGEPAWQRLIELLSLVIKKHDLNSVFQDELSQIIQDVPTAPPGFSD
- a CDS encoding PP2C family protein-serine/threonine phosphatase, which gives rise to MQNTSLLLVEDNILDARLIISRLQKIGYDALTHVGSLEEAVNWLKSAPRVDVIVLDLTLPDSMGLHTFQFLHQRFAHIPIVILSGRNDQELAIKAVSLGAQDYVFKSEASSCVLQRSIRYAIERRHRLEMEMNMIAMDRDLEYAREIQRHLLPQTLPEIAGVDMASAYIPANWTGGDFFDVIPISRQVKHNHDLWQPAHLMSEEDKLNSIWGLTIADVSSHGFAPSLIMVDTRRVLRTCSHILQDPGEILTFANRAVSEVTLEGQFVTLCYGRYDPLERTLEYCSAGHPFWVINTEGIRSMPDYNGPALGLLQDYQYGTDGKLQLKIGEILLVVTDGLYECRSDDGELFGIERVCEVIHQHREKPGKEIVKQILKAIYRFSGSLRSEDDITILLIKMVE